In Bacteroidota bacterium, the DNA window ATGAAAATGGAAAACTAGTACAAGGTTTACATGCCGAATATTTTGATGGACCAAATTTACAGGGAGAAGCACAATGTTCGCGTATTGATGATAAAATTGACTATTCTTGGGGATGGGCTGCACCATGCGATAAAGTAACTAAAAATGGTTATTCTGCACGTTGGACAGGTAAGCTTAAAGCTCCTGAAACAGGAAAATATAAAATTGGTGTTTCGGGTAATGAAGCAGGAATTAGATTATACATCGATGGTAAAAAAGTTGTTGATGCTTGGGGAGATCCTGAAAATGAAATTACAGAAGCTCGTTTTAACTCAATAAACCAGAGTGTTGAAGTTTCGATGAAAGAAGGAGAGTATCACGATATAATTGTTGAATTCCATAAAAAGATGAACCGTAATACAGTTCGTTTAGAGTGGGCTATTCCGAGTAAGAAATCTCCAATTATCGATGCTGTTAAGCTTGCTAAGAAAAGTGAAGTTGCTGTGATTTTTGCAGGTCTTTCTAACTTAATTGAGGGAGGCACAAATGATAGAGGAGAACATGGTGTAGGAGAACTTGGTTTACCTGGAAATCAGGATGCGCTTATTTCTGCTGTAGCAAAAGCAAATCCTAATACTATTGTTGTATTGGTAAATGGTACTCCTGTTGAAATGCCTTGGATAAATGATGTTGCTGCTGTAGTGGAAGCTTTCTATCCTGGTCAGGAAGGTGGTGATGCCATTGCTAATATACTTTCCGGAGCTGTAAATCCTTCAGGAAAATTACCTGATACTTTCGGTAAAAAGCTTGATGATTATTTATCGATGAAGTTTTATCCCGGTGACGAAGAAAAAGGTATTACTGAATACGGAGAAGGCTTAAAAGTTGGTTACCGTCAGTTCGACGAAGATGCTATTGAGCCATTGTTCCCATTTGGATTTGGTCTTTCGTACACTACTTTCGAACTTGGAAACTTAAAAGTTGAGAAAAAAGGAGAAAAAGTATTGGTGTCGGTTGATGTTAAAAATACAGGTGATGTAGCCGGAGCAGAAGTAGCTCAGGTTTATGTTCAGGATGTAGAAGCATCGGTTTTCCGACCAAAAAAAGAACTTAAAGGATTCGAAA includes these proteins:
- a CDS encoding glycoside hydrolase family 3 C-terminal domain-containing protein is translated as ARLGGGGSASVSACRTVSPLKGLKTVFGAKSEITFIEGAGISGDLPVVSSDNLWVEDENGKLVQGLHAEYFDGPNLQGEAQCSRIDDKIDYSWGWAAPCDKVTKNGYSARWTGKLKAPETGKYKIGVSGNEAGIRLYIDGKKVVDAWGDPENEITEARFNSINQSVEVSMKEGEYHDIIVEFHKKMNRNTVRLEWAIPSKKSPIIDAVKLAKKSEVAVIFAGLSNLIEGGTNDRGEHGVGELGLPGNQDALISAVAKANPNTIVVLVNGTPVEMPWINDVAAVVEAFYPGQEGGDAIANILSGAVNPSGKLPDTFGKKLDDYLSMKFYPGDEEKGITEYGEGLKVGYRQFDEDAIEPLFPFGFGLSYTTFELGNLKVEKKGEKVLVSVDVKNTGDVAGAEVAQVYVQDVEASVFRPKKELKGFEKVYLKAGETKTVTVELDKFAFSYYDDVKTHDWVLEAGDFNILVGNSSRNITLKEKITL